One Malania oleifera isolate guangnan ecotype guangnan chromosome 9, ASM2987363v1, whole genome shotgun sequence DNA segment encodes these proteins:
- the LOC131164071 gene encoding probable LRR receptor-like serine/threonine-protein kinase At1g12460, with product MRRFEPFLPHVLFLLLAAFLQSITVSPTTEKEILLQFKANISDDPYRRLKSWDLSKDPCGDYNGVFCNSDGFVEKILLWNASLSGVLSPALSGLKSLRIISLFGNRFTGNIPQEYASIETLWKINLSSNALSGSIPDFLGDLRSIRFLDLSRNGYTGEIPSALFKYCYKTKFISLSQNNLSGSIPVSIGNCSNLTGFDFSFNNLSGGLPSQVCIIPRLAYLSLRSNALTGSVQDQVSGCQSLEILDLSSNMLTGLAPYDVIELKNLTHFNVSHNGFQGNIPEIRTCSEGIEILDASANGLEGKIPVSIASCSSLKVLDLGFNRLTGSIPSEIGNLENLLILRLGNNLINGTIPVGFGSIELLRVLDLQNLNLVGEIPDDVSNCTFLLELDVSGNALTGEIPPAIYSLTHLEILNAHQNRLDGTIPPSLGSLSQVHFLDLSQNLLSGSIPSSLGNLTMLTHFNLSYNNLSGTIPSIPSIQLFGFTAFFHNSGLCGPPLDTPCSASGSGNTLSTRKPKELSVSVIVAIVAAAVILTGVCAISFLNIRARRKQRRDDETLVVESTPLASSDSNVIIGKLVLFSKTLPSKYEDWEAGTKALLDKECMIGSGSIGTVYKTNFEGGISIAVKKLETLGRIRNQDEFEHEIGRLGNLQHPNLVAFQGYYWSSTMQLILSEFVQNGSLYDNLHGLGYPGTSTSTGNTELYWSRRFKIALGTARALAYLHHDCRPPVLHLNIKSTNILLDEKYEAKLSDYGFGKLLPILDNHGLTKFHTAVGYVAPELAQSLRLSDKCDVYSYGVILLELVTGRKPVESPEANEVVVLCEYVRALLESGSATDCFDRSLRGFAENELIQVMKLGLICTSEVPSRRPSMAEVVQVLESIGSGLES from the exons ATGAGAAGATTCGAGCCGTTTCTTCCTCATGTTCTCTTCCTCTTGCTAGCTGCTTTCCTTCAGTCCATCACAGTCTCACCCACCACTGAAAAGGAGATCCTGCTTCAGTTCAAAGCCAACATTTCTGATGATCCATACAGAAGATTGAAATCATGGGATCTCAGCAAAGACCCTTGTGGGGATTACAATGGTGTGTTCTGCAATTCAGATGGGTTCGTAGAGAAGATCCTTCTGTGGAATGCTAGTCTTTCCGGCGTCCTCTCGCCGGCTTTATCTGGGTTGAAATCCTTGCGGATCATATCGTTGTTTGGGAATCGATTTACAGGAAATATCCCGCAAGAATATGCGAGCATTGAGACACTCTGGAAGATTAATTTGAGTTCTAATGCGTTATCAGGGTCCATTCCCGACTTTCTTGGCGATTTACGGAGTATTCGTTTTCTTGATTTGTCGAGGAATGGTTATACTGGGGAAATTCCATCGGCTTTGTTTAAGTACTGTTACAAAACCAAGTTCATATCGCTCTCCCAGAATAATCTTTCTGGTTCCATTCCTGTCTCTATTGGGAACTGCTCAAATCTTACTGGGTTCGACTTCTCTTTCAACAATCTCAGCGGTGGCTTGCCTTCGCAAGTTTGCATTATCCCAAGATTAGCTTATTTGTCTCTCAGAAGCAATGCGTTGACAGGAAGTGTCCAAGATCAGGTCTCTGGTTGCCAGAGCTTGGAGATTTTGGATCTTAGTAGCAATATGCTCACTGGGTTGGCCCCATATGATGTTATTGAATTGAAAAATCTTACCCATTTCAATGTTTCACATAATGGATTTCAGGGGAACATTCCTGAGATCAGAACTTGCAGTGAGGGAATTGAAATTCTTGACGCTTCAGCCAATGGTTTGGAAGGGAAGATTCCAGTAAGCATTGCGAGTTGTAGCAGCCTTaaggttttggacttagggtttaacAGGCTAACGGGGAGTATCCCAAGTGAGATTGGGAATTTGGAGAACTTATTGATTCTTAGATTGGGTAATAATTTGATAAATGGGACAATCCCGGTGGGTTTTGGAAGTATTGAGCTGCTTCGGGTTCTGGATTTGCAAAATCTGAACCTTGTTGGTGAAATCCCGGACGACGTGAGCAATTGCACGTTTCTCCTTGAGTT GGATGTTTCTGGCAATGCCTTGACTGGAGAAATTCCTCCGGCAATATACAGCTTGACACACCTGGAAATTCTAAACGCACATCAGAACAGACTCGATGGAACCATTCCACCTAGTCTAGGAAGCCTGTCACAAGTTCATTTTCTTGATCTATCGCAAAACCTCCTTTCTGGGTCCATCCCTTCCTCCCTTGGAAATCTGACAATGTTAACTCATTTTAATCTTTCTTACAACAACCTCTCTGGCACCATTCCTTCAATCCCAAGCATCCAGCTTTTTGGCTTCACGGCATTCTTCCACAATTCTGGGCTATGTGGTCCCCCTTTGGACACACCTTGCTCTGCAAGTGGCAGTGGCaacactttgtcgacgagaaagcCCAAGGAGCTAAGTGTTTCAGTCATTGTTGCAATTGTTGCTGCTGCAGTGATCCTTACTGGGGTTTGTGCAATAAGCTTTCTTAACATCAGGGCTCGTAGGAAGCAAAGAAGAGATGATGAGACATTGGTTGTAGAGAGTACCCCGCTAGCTTCAAGCGATTCCAATGTCATCATTGGAAAGCTGGTTCTATTCAGCAAAACTTTGCCCTCAAAGTATGAAGACTGGGAGGCTGGCACCAAAGCTTTGCTGGACAAGGAATGCATGATTGGTAGTGGCTCGATAGGAACAGTCTACAAAACGAATTTTGAAGGTGGGATCTCAATTGCGGTGAAGAAGCTTGAAACTCTGGGAAGGATCAGAAACCAGGAtgaatttgagcatgaaattggACGACTAGGGAACCTTCAGCACCCCAATTTGGTTGCTTTCCAGGGTTACTATTGGTCCTCTACGATGCAGTTAATTTTAtctgaatttgttcaaaatgggAGCCTGTATGACAATCTACACGGGCTAGGTTATCCAGGTACAAGCACGAGCACTGGCAATACTGAACTGTACTGGTCTAGGAGGTTTAAGATTGCTCTTGGAACAGCAAGGGCCCTTGCTTACCTTCACCATGACTGTAGACCTCCCGTTCTTCATCTCAACATAAAATCTACTAACATACTCTTAGATGAGAAGTATGAGGCCAAGTTGTCTGATTATGGGTTCGGGAAATTGCTTCCCATTTTGGACAACCATGGTTTAACCAAATTTCACACTGCTGTTGGATATGTTGCACCGGAGTTGGCTCAAAGTTTGAGATTGAGTGATAAATGTGATGTGTATAGCTATGGAGTGATTCTATTGGAGTTGGTCACCGGGAGGAAA